AAACGATTGGCGAACCTTCATACAAAGCGGACGCATAATTTTCTCTAGAACTACCGGCAAATATAACGGCATCTGTAAACGGAATCAATCTTCGGGCGAACTCCGCCTTGATTGAGTCATCACCGGAATCATCCACATCTATATCGATGATCATTACCAGTCCGTTTTCTTTCTTAATTTCGGCTGCCATTTCCACGACTCTGGAGATATCCCCCAGATGCCTTTCGGATCCACCACCGGCAATCACAATCAGGGTCCTGTATTGGGTGCCAGGCGTATAGAAATGGTAGAAAATATCGCCCTCGCTTTCTTTTGCCTTACCGAAACTTGCGCCCATTTTCATCTGCTCCAAAGTCGCTCCGGGAACGTAATCACGGGCTATAAAAAGATTACTGCAGAAGTAGTTCACCGTATCTATCTCCTGGCTCTCTCCCCAGACGGTCATTAACATGGGGTCTTCCATTGGAGGTAGAACGTCCGGCACATAGGCGAAAGAAATTGTAGTAATAAGAAAAAACAAGAAAGACAAAAAGATTTTCAAAAGACCATCTCCGTTTAAAAACCAGTGTGAGTTTTGGACAGAAAGAACATACATAATTGCCGTCAGAATTACTATACTCCAAATTGTACCAGATAAATACTTCGATTAGCGAACTTTTCCAATTTTGATACAGAAGTTTTAAAAAGGAGCTTTTTTATCCGGTTGTCTCTTAACTACTACATGATCATATTTAGAAATCGACTCTAATTCACTTATTCACACTAGACTCAATCCACCATCGGAAAGTATCACCTGACCGGTAATCCAGTCGGACTCCTTGCAAGCTAGGAAGACAAGCAGGCCGGTATGGTCTTCGGGTTGACCGATCCTTCCGGCCGGAGTTCTGGATTCTATCCTCTGGAGGACCTCCGGGTGTTGCAAGTAGAACGGCGAGGAGAAGGGAACGGTTTCGGTCGGCCCTGGAGCCACGACGTTGACCTGGATGTTGAACTGTGCCAGCTCGAGAGCCATGACTCTCGAAATCGCTATTATACCCGCCTTGGCCGCACAGTGGCCGGTGTGCTCCCTTTCTGGATACTTGCCCCCGATCGAAGCCATATTGATAATCTTTCCACCTCCTCCGTCTTTCATTACCCTCGCGATCGCCTGAGAAAAGATGAAAACAAGTCTCACGTTCACATGCCACTGCCTGTCTAGCTCTTCCACCGGGTGATCTAGAAAAGGCGCGCGGAATATGTAAGCAGGACAGTTGAGGAGTATGTCTATCCTTCCAAAGATCTCAATGAGTTTTTGCGATACTGTCCGTGCATCCGACTCGCTCTCTATGTTGCTCTCGATGGCGATGCAACGTTGGTCTTCTCCCCTGCCTTTTAATAGACGTTGTTTTATAGTTGCCAGTTTTTCCGAGTTTTTATCTATCAGGGCGAGCGAAGCGCCTTCACTCCAGAAGGCTTCGGCGGCCGAGCTTCCTATCCTTCCGGCGCCTCCGAAAATCACCGCAACTTTATTTTCAAGTCTCTTTCCCATTATTATATTCTCCCCCTATCTTCGATCGGTGGAATCAGGAAATTCTTTCCGGCTTGTTCA
This portion of the Mesotoga infera genome encodes:
- a CDS encoding SDR family NAD(P)-dependent oxidoreductase; its protein translation is MGKRLENKVAVIFGGAGRIGSSAAEAFWSEGASLALIDKNSEKLATIKQRLLKGRGEDQRCIAIESNIESESDARTVSQKLIEIFGRIDILLNCPAYIFRAPFLDHPVEELDRQWHVNVRLVFIFSQAIARVMKDGGGGKIINMASIGGKYPEREHTGHCAAKAGIIAISRVMALELAQFNIQVNVVAPGPTETVPFSSPFYLQHPEVLQRIESRTPAGRIGQPEDHTGLLVFLACKESDWITGQVILSDGGLSLV
- a CDS encoding DUF6305 family protein, which encodes MKIFLSFLFFLITTISFAYVPDVLPPMEDPMLMTVWGESQEIDTVNYFCSNLFIARDYVPGATLEQMKMGASFGKAKESEGDIFYHFYTPGTQYRTLIVIAGGGSERHLGDISRVVEMAAEIKKENGLVMIIDIDVDDSGDDSIKAEFARRLIPFTDAVIFAGSSRENYASALYEGSPIVLKLSVVVDLLIVFERDFGGGRCCD